The genomic interval CGAAAATGATGCTCTCAAACGCTAACGTGCTCATTCTAGATGAACCGACCAACCACCTGGACTTAGAATCGATTACGTCATTGAACAATGGGCTGAAGAAATTTAAAGGATCCATCCTGTTCACATCGCACGACCACGAATTCATCCAGACGATCGCCAACCGGCTGATAGAAATCACACCAAATGGCATCGTCGACAAAGAGATGACCTACGACGAATATATTGCAGATAAAGAATTGCAGAAAAAAGTGGAAGAAATGTATACAGAATAAGCAGAAGAAATCGGCATACCAGCCGATTTCTTTTTTTGTATTTGGGATGCGGGTCGCGCGACTTTCACCCCGGGCCGCGCGAGTCCACCTGGCCCAAGGAGCCTGTCCCCACGGTCCGCACGTTTCGCCTATTTCGTTTGAATTTTTTCCAGCATATCTGCTGTCATTGTGTCTATATCATACGTTGCTTCGAAGCCCCATTCTTCTGCTGCTGCGGTGGCGTCGATGCTGTCCGGCCAGCTTTCGGCAATCTGCTGGAGCGCTGGGTCTACATCATAGGCTAACTCAAAGTCCGGTATGTGTTTTTGAATCGCTTTTGCAAAGTCTTCCGGTGCTGCTGATATGGCCGAAATATTATAAGCATTGCGGTAAACAAGCTTGTCCGGGTCCGCTTCCATTAGCTTCATAATTGCATGCAGTGCGTCGGGCATGTACATCATATCCATATACGTACCGGCGGCAATGTAGGATGTATATTTTTTATTACGCACAGCTTCGTAATAAATTTCTACGGCATAATCGGTTGTGCCTCCGCCGGGCGGAGTTACATAGGAAATCAGTCCTGGATACCGGACTCCGCGTGTGTCAACGCCAAAACGATAATAGTAATAATCGCACAGCAGTTCACCGGCTACTTTATTCACGCCATACATGGTCGTTGGGCGCATGATTGTTTCTTGTGGTGTACCTTTTTTCGGGGTTGATGGTCCGAATGCCCCGATGGAACTTGGGGTAAAAAATTGCAGGTTACGTTCTCTGGCAACTTCTAGCGCGTTTATCAACCCGCCCATATTCAGGTCCCACGCTTGCTTGGGTTTGGCTTCGGCTTTGGCAGATAACAGCGCGGCCAGATGCATAATTGTATCGACGTTATGTTTTGCCGCTGCGTCATATAATGCTTTTCCATCGGTCACATCAACGATTTCAAATGGACCTTCTTCCGCTTCACCTTTCCGAATGTCAGATCCGATAACGTTGGCAGTCCCATAATGGTCACGCAGCATGGTGACGAGCTCAGAACCAATTTGGCCTTGTGCTCCTGTAACGAGTATTCTTTTCATAGTGTTTCCCCTTCTGTATTCCTGGTGTGGTGTGTTCATTATACCGGCACCAAACCACAGCAAAAATAAGGGCGGGTGCCGGATAGATTGTTAAATAATACCGAGTTCCTTACCGATTTTTTCATAAGTGGCAAGTGCTTGATCAAGCATTTCTTTCGTGTGGGCTGCTGTCGGCATGTTGCGCACACGACCTGTTCCCCTTGG from Lentibacillus cibarius carries:
- a CDS encoding NAD-dependent epimerase/dehydratase family protein; translation: MKRILVTGAQGQIGSELVTMLRDHYGTANVIGSDIRKGEAEEGPFEIVDVTDGKALYDAAAKHNVDTIMHLAALLSAKAEAKPKQAWDLNMGGLINALEVARERNLQFFTPSSIGAFGPSTPKKGTPQETIMRPTTMYGVNKVAGELLCDYYYYRFGVDTRGVRYPGLISYVTPPGGGTTDYAVEIYYEAVRNKKYTSYIAAGTYMDMMYMPDALHAIMKLMEADPDKLVYRNAYNISAISAAPEDFAKAIQKHIPDFELAYDVDPALQQIAESWPDSIDATAAAEEWGFEATYDIDTMTADMLEKIQTK